A region from the Aegilops tauschii subsp. strangulata cultivar AL8/78 chromosome 5, Aet v6.0, whole genome shotgun sequence genome encodes:
- the LOC141022199 gene encoding uncharacterized protein isoform X1, with product MESPVAKKGTQPEEEDRLSVLMDDVLLSILRKVDISTAVRTSSLSTRWRQLPWLLPELSIDVRHFLPVPCPDSIAANDCQQAMVALTKAAKCLFAKPQRKSTITTLQLQLYLISTFLSDIGPLLGDVIDSGLLKDLDLCLLDDLKPGDSSELHMLQLAKDMYGFFNAYPSVFGCLTRLSLHGVCFIELDMHHLLFDCCTQLKHLSLHYCDAGRRSVWKIDAPNSKLSVLEIDTCCFERIDLVCLPELEKLHWDTWVSEYIPLSFGDVPSLGELKLSSSLTYYNTVFKLSELLHGTTSIHTLTLDFQGENLWIQPEMKQLSTAFNKLRKLTLRGIFVEFDIIWTLAFLEAAPTMEILLIEVWDHACSAFVNDEERRSVFAERKNPQWEMDFHCSKNGLLKELQFVGFRSLEQQFVFIRALLGRAPNLQTILLKGAEQCKYCNALDTKSCCSTESSFPKSEDEQAMVARRITDGKSSPRVIFHE from the exons CAGCCGGAGGAGGAAGATAGGTTGAGCGTGCTGATGGATGATGTTTTACTGTCTATCTTGCGGAAAGTCGACATAAGCACCGCTGTAAGGACAAGTTCGCTGTCAACGCGGTGGAGGCAGCTGCCCTGGCTGCTGCCTGAGCTCAGCATTGATGTCAGGCATTTCCTACCTGTTCCATGCCCAGACTCGATTGCAGCAAATGACTGTCAGCAAGCTATGGTGGCTCTAACCAAAGCAGCCAAGTGTTTATTTGCTAAACCTCAGAGAAAATCCACCATCACGACACTGCAGCTTCAGCTCTACTTGATCAGCACTTTCTTGAGCGACATTGGCCCACTATTAGGTGATGTGATTGACAGTGGTTTGCTGAAAGATTTGGACCTTTGCCTTCTTGATGATCTGAAACCTGGTGACTCTTCTGAGCTGCACATGCTACAGCTCGCAAAAGACATGTATGGTTTCTTCAATGCCTACCCCAGTGTGTTCGGTTGCCTCACGAGACTCTCTCTGCATGGTGTTTGTTTTATCGAGTTGGATATGCACCACCTCCTGTTTGACTGCTGCACACAACTGAAGCATCTAAGCCTCCATTATTGTGATGCCGGTCGCCGCTCTGTGTGGAAGATAGATGCACCAAACTCAAAACTCAGTGTTCTGGAAATCGACACATGTTGCTTTGAGAGAATTGATTTGGTCTGCCTTCCAGAACTGGAGAAGCTCCATTGGGATACTTGGGTGTCCGAATATATCCCCTTGTCGTTTGGTGATGTCCCGTCTCTTGGGGAACTAAAACTCTCATCTTCTTTAACATATTATAATACAGTATTTAAATTAAGTGAGCTTCTACATGGAACCACAAGTATACATACTCTGACATTGGATTTCCAAGGAGAAAAC CTTTGGATCCAACCTGAAATGAAGCAACTCTCCACCGCATTCAACAAGCTAAGGAAGCTGACTTTGCGTGGTATCTTTGTTGAATTTGACATTATATGGACATTAGCCTTCCTTGAGGCGGCACCCACAATGGAAATATTACTTATTGAG GTATGGGACCATGCATGCAGCGCATTTGTGAATGATGAGGAGAGAAGGTCGGTATTTGCTGAAAGAAAAAATCCTCAGTGGGAGATGGACTTCCATTGCTCCAAGAACGGGCTACTGAAAGAGCTCCAGTTTGTCGGCTTTAGATCGCTAGAACAGCAGTTTGTGTTTATAAGAGCCTTGCTGGGCCGAGCTCCCAATTTGCAGACGATACTTCTCAAAGGAGCTGAGCAATGCAAATACTGCAATGCCCTTGATACCAAGTCGTGTTGTTCAACAGAGTCTTCCTTTCCAAAGAGTGAGGATGAGCAAGCAATGGTGGCGAGGCGAATCACAGATGGCAAATCCTCACCCCGGGTGATTTTCCATGAATGA
- the LOC141022199 gene encoding uncharacterized protein isoform X2: protein MESPVAKKGTPEEEDRLSVLMDDVLLSILRKVDISTAVRTSSLSTRWRQLPWLLPELSIDVRHFLPVPCPDSIAANDCQQAMVALTKAAKCLFAKPQRKSTITTLQLQLYLISTFLSDIGPLLGDVIDSGLLKDLDLCLLDDLKPGDSSELHMLQLAKDMYGFFNAYPSVFGCLTRLSLHGVCFIELDMHHLLFDCCTQLKHLSLHYCDAGRRSVWKIDAPNSKLSVLEIDTCCFERIDLVCLPELEKLHWDTWVSEYIPLSFGDVPSLGELKLSSSLTYYNTVFKLSELLHGTTSIHTLTLDFQGENLWIQPEMKQLSTAFNKLRKLTLRGIFVEFDIIWTLAFLEAAPTMEILLIEVWDHACSAFVNDEERRSVFAERKNPQWEMDFHCSKNGLLKELQFVGFRSLEQQFVFIRALLGRAPNLQTILLKGAEQCKYCNALDTKSCCSTESSFPKSEDEQAMVARRITDGKSSPRVIFHE, encoded by the exons CCGGAGGAGGAAGATAGGTTGAGCGTGCTGATGGATGATGTTTTACTGTCTATCTTGCGGAAAGTCGACATAAGCACCGCTGTAAGGACAAGTTCGCTGTCAACGCGGTGGAGGCAGCTGCCCTGGCTGCTGCCTGAGCTCAGCATTGATGTCAGGCATTTCCTACCTGTTCCATGCCCAGACTCGATTGCAGCAAATGACTGTCAGCAAGCTATGGTGGCTCTAACCAAAGCAGCCAAGTGTTTATTTGCTAAACCTCAGAGAAAATCCACCATCACGACACTGCAGCTTCAGCTCTACTTGATCAGCACTTTCTTGAGCGACATTGGCCCACTATTAGGTGATGTGATTGACAGTGGTTTGCTGAAAGATTTGGACCTTTGCCTTCTTGATGATCTGAAACCTGGTGACTCTTCTGAGCTGCACATGCTACAGCTCGCAAAAGACATGTATGGTTTCTTCAATGCCTACCCCAGTGTGTTCGGTTGCCTCACGAGACTCTCTCTGCATGGTGTTTGTTTTATCGAGTTGGATATGCACCACCTCCTGTTTGACTGCTGCACACAACTGAAGCATCTAAGCCTCCATTATTGTGATGCCGGTCGCCGCTCTGTGTGGAAGATAGATGCACCAAACTCAAAACTCAGTGTTCTGGAAATCGACACATGTTGCTTTGAGAGAATTGATTTGGTCTGCCTTCCAGAACTGGAGAAGCTCCATTGGGATACTTGGGTGTCCGAATATATCCCCTTGTCGTTTGGTGATGTCCCGTCTCTTGGGGAACTAAAACTCTCATCTTCTTTAACATATTATAATACAGTATTTAAATTAAGTGAGCTTCTACATGGAACCACAAGTATACATACTCTGACATTGGATTTCCAAGGAGAAAAC CTTTGGATCCAACCTGAAATGAAGCAACTCTCCACCGCATTCAACAAGCTAAGGAAGCTGACTTTGCGTGGTATCTTTGTTGAATTTGACATTATATGGACATTAGCCTTCCTTGAGGCGGCACCCACAATGGAAATATTACTTATTGAG GTATGGGACCATGCATGCAGCGCATTTGTGAATGATGAGGAGAGAAGGTCGGTATTTGCTGAAAGAAAAAATCCTCAGTGGGAGATGGACTTCCATTGCTCCAAGAACGGGCTACTGAAAGAGCTCCAGTTTGTCGGCTTTAGATCGCTAGAACAGCAGTTTGTGTTTATAAGAGCCTTGCTGGGCCGAGCTCCCAATTTGCAGACGATACTTCTCAAAGGAGCTGAGCAATGCAAATACTGCAATGCCCTTGATACCAAGTCGTGTTGTTCAACAGAGTCTTCCTTTCCAAAGAGTGAGGATGAGCAAGCAATGGTGGCGAGGCGAATCACAGATGGCAAATCCTCACCCCGGGTGATTTTCCATGAATGA
- the LOC141022199 gene encoding uncharacterized protein isoform X3: MDDVLLSILRKVDISTAVRTSSLSTRWRQLPWLLPELSIDVRHFLPVPCPDSIAANDCQQAMVALTKAAKCLFAKPQRKSTITTLQLQLYLISTFLSDIGPLLGDVIDSGLLKDLDLCLLDDLKPGDSSELHMLQLAKDMYGFFNAYPSVFGCLTRLSLHGVCFIELDMHHLLFDCCTQLKHLSLHYCDAGRRSVWKIDAPNSKLSVLEIDTCCFERIDLVCLPELEKLHWDTWVSEYIPLSFGDVPSLGELKLSSSLTYYNTVFKLSELLHGTTSIHTLTLDFQGENLWIQPEMKQLSTAFNKLRKLTLRGIFVEFDIIWTLAFLEAAPTMEILLIEVWDHACSAFVNDEERRSVFAERKNPQWEMDFHCSKNGLLKELQFVGFRSLEQQFVFIRALLGRAPNLQTILLKGAEQCKYCNALDTKSCCSTESSFPKSEDEQAMVARRITDGKSSPRVIFHE; the protein is encoded by the exons ATGGATGATGTTTTACTGTCTATCTTGCGGAAAGTCGACATAAGCACCGCTGTAAGGACAAGTTCGCTGTCAACGCGGTGGAGGCAGCTGCCCTGGCTGCTGCCTGAGCTCAGCATTGATGTCAGGCATTTCCTACCTGTTCCATGCCCAGACTCGATTGCAGCAAATGACTGTCAGCAAGCTATGGTGGCTCTAACCAAAGCAGCCAAGTGTTTATTTGCTAAACCTCAGAGAAAATCCACCATCACGACACTGCAGCTTCAGCTCTACTTGATCAGCACTTTCTTGAGCGACATTGGCCCACTATTAGGTGATGTGATTGACAGTGGTTTGCTGAAAGATTTGGACCTTTGCCTTCTTGATGATCTGAAACCTGGTGACTCTTCTGAGCTGCACATGCTACAGCTCGCAAAAGACATGTATGGTTTCTTCAATGCCTACCCCAGTGTGTTCGGTTGCCTCACGAGACTCTCTCTGCATGGTGTTTGTTTTATCGAGTTGGATATGCACCACCTCCTGTTTGACTGCTGCACACAACTGAAGCATCTAAGCCTCCATTATTGTGATGCCGGTCGCCGCTCTGTGTGGAAGATAGATGCACCAAACTCAAAACTCAGTGTTCTGGAAATCGACACATGTTGCTTTGAGAGAATTGATTTGGTCTGCCTTCCAGAACTGGAGAAGCTCCATTGGGATACTTGGGTGTCCGAATATATCCCCTTGTCGTTTGGTGATGTCCCGTCTCTTGGGGAACTAAAACTCTCATCTTCTTTAACATATTATAATACAGTATTTAAATTAAGTGAGCTTCTACATGGAACCACAAGTATACATACTCTGACATTGGATTTCCAAGGAGAAAAC CTTTGGATCCAACCTGAAATGAAGCAACTCTCCACCGCATTCAACAAGCTAAGGAAGCTGACTTTGCGTGGTATCTTTGTTGAATTTGACATTATATGGACATTAGCCTTCCTTGAGGCGGCACCCACAATGGAAATATTACTTATTGAG GTATGGGACCATGCATGCAGCGCATTTGTGAATGATGAGGAGAGAAGGTCGGTATTTGCTGAAAGAAAAAATCCTCAGTGGGAGATGGACTTCCATTGCTCCAAGAACGGGCTACTGAAAGAGCTCCAGTTTGTCGGCTTTAGATCGCTAGAACAGCAGTTTGTGTTTATAAGAGCCTTGCTGGGCCGAGCTCCCAATTTGCAGACGATACTTCTCAAAGGAGCTGAGCAATGCAAATACTGCAATGCCCTTGATACCAAGTCGTGTTGTTCAACAGAGTCTTCCTTTCCAAAGAGTGAGGATGAGCAAGCAATGGTGGCGAGGCGAATCACAGATGGCAAATCCTCACCCCGGGTGATTTTCCATGAATGA
- the LOC141022201 gene encoding uncharacterized protein — translation MAKCWLLLHLLAFLLPAASATSCHTDDLHALQGFAGNLGGGGVLLRAVWSGASCCGWEGVSCDGTSGRVTALRLPGHGLVGPIPGASLAGLTQLVELNLANNKLIGTIPSWIGELDHLCYLDLSNNSLVGEVPKRLIQLKGLVSTGRSLGNRRTLQQQQQPNIISGTNNKVRSGRTNVVSGNDNTVISGNNNTVAGSNNTITTGSDNTVTGSNHVVSGSKHIVTDNNNVVSGIDNNVSGSFHTVSGSHNTVSGSNNTVSGSNHVVSGSNKVVTGG, via the coding sequence ATGGCGAAATGCTGGCTGCTGCTCCACTTGTTGGCGTTTCTCTTGCCAGCGGCGAGCGCTACGTCGTGCCACACCGATGACCTCCACGCGCTGCAGGGCTTCGCCGGGAACCTCGGTGGTGGTGGCGTGCTCCTACGTGCCGTCTGGTCCGGCGCCTCGTGCTGCGGCTGGGAAGGTGTGAGCTGCGACGGCACAAGTGGACGCGTCACGGCGCTTCGGCTCCCCGGGCACGGGCTTGTGGGGCCCATCCCTGGAGCATCCTTGGCGGGCCTCACGCAGCTGGTGGAGCTCAACCTTGCCAACAACAAACTGATCGGCACCATCCCATCATGGATTGGTGAGCTTGATCACCTTTGCTACTTGGATCTCTCCAATAATTCATTGGTTGGCGAGGTACCGAAGAGATTGATACAGCTCAAGGGCCTCGTCTCCACTGGTCGTTCACTGGGTAACAGAAGAACactccaacaacaacaacaaccaaaTATCATATCTGGGACAAACAACAAAGTCCGATCTGGTAGAACCAATGTTGTATCCGGGAACGACAACACTGTCATATCCGGAAACAACAACACGGTGGCTGGGAGCAACAATACCATCACAACTGGGAGCGACAATACCGTAACTGGTAGCAACCATGTCGTATCTGGGAGCAAACATATCGTAACAGACAACAACAATGTTGTTTCCGGAATTGACAATAATGTATCCGGGAGCTTCCACACCGTATCCGGTAGTCACAATACCGTATCCGGGAGCAACAATACCGTATCTGGGAGCAACCATGTCGTGTCTGGGAGCAACAAAGTCGTGACAGGAGGTTAA